In Leptospira barantonii, the DNA window TGCAGGTTTCTTTGGATGGAGGTCCGTTTGTAGACGCGCAGATTTCCGGAACACAATGGAAGTTTCAACTTCCAGCCGCCGGAGTTCCGTCCACAATTCCTTCTACGGGAGTTTGGAAAGATTGGAGTTTACATACGATTTCGGTTCGTTCTACTTCGGGTTCTAATCGATCGTTACCTGTCTCCATTTCCGTTCAAAAAGGAAATAACAAAGATATCGACGGCGACGGTTATCCCGACGCTTTGATCGGTTCGCAGGTCGTAAACAAAGTTCGGGCTTATCTTTCTCTTGGAAAAAATCGAGGTTTAAGTTCCGTAGTTACGACCATCAACGGTGTGAGCGGCCTCGGATATTCCGTTGTGCTCGGCGATTTTGACGGTGACGGATATGCGGATGGAGCCGCCGCGGGTTCGGCCTCCAACTTTGCATTGTATCTTTCTAAAGGCGCGTCCGCTCCCGGTCTTTCAACGACAAGCATAAGTCCGACGACGGTAGGAAATGGAATTCTCAATTTAACGGTAGGCGATATCAACGGAGATGGTTTTTCCGATTTGATGGTAGGATCGCCGTATAACGGGGGGAATGTCGGAAACGTTTATACGTTTTTGTCGAACGGAATCATCGGACAAGGAGTTACTTTTCAACAACAGTTGAACAATCCGGCGGTCGCGGGAAGCACACAATTTTACGGTTACGCAGTGGCGCTCGGCGATGTAAACGGAGACGGTAAATCCGATGCGATGATCGCCGCAGTAGGTTCGGTTCAAATCGGAGCTTCGTTCGTATATCTTTCTCAAGGAAATACTTTCACAACCTATTCTCAAACGTTTCCCGGTTCGGTGACCAATCAATGGTATGCAAATTCTATCTTTGCAACGGATATGAATCGAGACGGTCTTTCCGATATGATCGTAGGTGCGTATCAAGAACCTGCCGGTGCGGCGGGAAGAATTTATGTTTATAGTTCCAACGCGGGAATTCTTTCCAACGTGATCAACAGTCCAGTGCTCGGAACCGCGGCTTCCTCGATGGGAACCTCTGCCGGAACGGGTGATATCAACG includes these proteins:
- a CDS encoding FG-GAP repeat domain-containing protein — its product is MNRFFYILCALPFFFHCSVKPLENACDISSSLFFKTFLLNAVVSGNASICGAAIFLPQPKILNLGSKAILNTGFLIGEMDASTSGVQVSLDGGPFVDAQISGTQWKFQLPAAGVPSTIPSTGVWKDWSLHTISVRSTSGSNRSLPVSISVQKGNNKDIDGDGYPDALIGSQVVNKVRAYLSLGKNRGLSSVVTTINGVSGLGYSVVLGDFDGDGYADGAAAGSASNFALYLSKGASAPGLSTTSISPTTVGNGILNLTVGDINGDGFSDLMVGSPYNGGNVGNVYTFLSNGIIGQGVTFQQQLNNPAVAGSTQFYGYAVALGDVNGDGKSDAMIAAVGSVQIGASFVYLSQGNTFTTYSQTFPGSVTNQWYANSIFATDMNRDGLSDMIVGAYQEPAGAAGRIYVYSSNAGILSNVINSPVLGTAASSMGTSAGTGDINGDGFLDIFGGGYTYTGAQPSQGSVTTFLSLSSTGISPTSLNFLTNPVNMGEMGMAIGSADIDGDGFCDALLGAPSSVGGTNIGKVYLYFSDGSAGYTSVPQTMTDPDATGTFGSSVDL